GGTTGCCCAGGCGCTGGTTGATCTCGGCGTAGACGTTATCGAAGCCGGTTTTCCGATTACTTCGATCGGCGACTTTGAAGCCGTCTCGGAAATTGCCAAGATGGTTTCGGATGCCACGATTTGTGGCTTGGCCCGTTGTCGCGAACAGGATATCGATCGGGCGTGGGAAGCACTTCAGCACGGCAGCAACACGCGGATCCACGTGTTTCTTGCCACGAGCGCGATCCATCGCGAGTTCAAACTTCGCATGGACAAAGATGAGATTGTCAAACGTGCCGTCGCTGGCGTCGAACGGGCGCGCAATGTTTGTGACAACATTGAGTTCTCACCCGAGGATGCGGCACGGACGGAGCCTGATTTCCTCTGCCGTGTGGTGGAAGCGGCCATCACCGCCGGTGCCACGACCGTTAACATTCCCGATACCGTCGGCTACGCAACGCCGGCGCATTTCCAAAAGGTGATCGACACGTTGATGAACCGCGTGCCGAATATCGACAAGGCGGTGATCAGCGTACATTGCCATAATGATCTTGGCCTCGCTGTAGCGAATAGCTTAGCAGCCGTCGAGGCGGGGGCGGGGCAGATCGAGTGCACGATCAATGGCATCGGCGAGCGGGCCGGGAACTGTTCGCTCGAAGAGGTCGTCATGGCGATGCGAACACGCGGCGACTATTACGGCAAAGACACGCGAATCAACACGCAGCGGTTGGTTCCAACAAGCCGTTTGGTTTCAGGAATCACCGGCATGACGGTCCAGCGGAATAAAGCGATCGTCGGCCGCAACGCCTTCGCCCATGAAGCAGGCATTCACCAAGATGGCATGCTCAAAGAACGCTCGACCTACGAGATCATGCGCCCCGAAGATGTCGGCTTCACGAAAACCGATTTGGTCC
The genomic region above belongs to Lacipirellulaceae bacterium and contains:
- a CDS encoding 2-isopropylmalate synthase translates to MSTAEKPIVIFDTTLRDGEQSPGCSMNLNEKLEVAQALVDLGVDVIEAGFPITSIGDFEAVSEIAKMVSDATICGLARCREQDIDRAWEALQHGSNTRIHVFLATSAIHREFKLRMDKDEIVKRAVAGVERARNVCDNIEFSPEDAARTEPDFLCRVVEAAITAGATTVNIPDTVGYATPAHFQKVIDTLMNRVPNIDKAVISVHCHNDLGLAVANSLAAVEAGAGQIECTINGIGERAGNCSLEEVVMAMRTRGDYYGKDTRINTQRLVPTSRLVSGITGMTVQRNKAIVGRNAFAHEAGIHQDGMLKERSTYEIMRPEDVGFTKTDLVLGKHSGRAALADRAKALGFHIDGEQLDAVFADFKKLADKKKEIYDGDIAALIENRNTQVADQWQLKSYEVQAHSDGNPKVTVTLAHNNEETSATVDEGDGPLDALFRAIEEITETSVTVRDFRVQSATKGKDAQGESLIEVEHNGKIYRGRGVSTDTVEAGTRAFLNAVNRVQAGFGQPVGESRETV